In Brassica napus cultivar Da-Ae unplaced genomic scaffold, Da-Ae ScsIHWf_528;HRSCAF=793, whole genome shotgun sequence, the genomic window GTTGTTCTCACTTAACCCAATAACAATGTCGACCTTTCTGTTTCCTTCCTATGCATCAAACCTATAAGTTGGAGCTCCTGCTTGCGGGGACTTGATGATCCTCCTGATTGAGGTAGATGAGTCCGGTTACATCACTGATTCTCGATAGTCCTTTGGCTGTAACACTTCCATCGCCGTTTCTTCCGTTGCTTCTGAATGGGTCAAGGTATCGGAAGTTTTGACTATTAATAGCCGGAGTCATGGAAAACGATGGATGGTCTTCTCCGATCCCCCGCCAATTTCTCTCCTTTATCTCCGATCACGTTTTTGGAAAGATCCGCCAAACCTTACAGAGACCGAACCAGTGTTGTGTTTGGTTCCGTCGAGCACACTTGGCTCCAAACTTATCACCGTTGTCTCCGTCTTGCATCTGCGCTTACTCAACTAGGAATATCTCCCGGCGACGTGGTTAGTGTGCTCTAATTTTCCAGGGCAAGCGCAAAGCATCTTCCCTTGCCTCCGGTCAAGCTGCATTACAGTATGCTTGCTGAGGACGTCATCAAGTCTGCTGTCAAAAACTACAAGAAGAATAAAGCATTTTCTGATCCAGCCGTGGTTTGATTCTactgatgatggtgatgattaATTTCATCTGAAGAAAActgttgtgtttgtgtgtttcttCCTTCTGTTTGCTTCCAGCAAGTAATTCATGATGTTTATTAGCTATTGAATTTGCATGTGCTgagcttttttttcttttgtgtggaACGGTTGCAGTGTCATTTCATGACATGACTAAACATTTACCAGTATAACCATATTTCTTGCTATATTTGAACATGTGAACTTATTTCACGTTGGATTGGTTGATTCTTGAACTCCATCTGATTCTTCATGGTAGATAAAGGACAAACAAACATCTAGGTTTAGATGTTCGATGCATTTATGTGTTCGTTTCTTCCATAGATTGTCCGCCTTGGATGGTTCTCTCAGGTGGTCGTTGGCCGGCTCTTCGTTTCTGGGATTCAGGAAACATCAAGAAAAATGAAGAGTTTATGGGTATCACCCTCCTGCTTCTATATGCAAGAGTCTTAAGGATACACTCCCGtgctatatttctttttaaCGCAAACCAGTACACATCTTGCGACTCATATTAGAAAAGCTTTTCCATCTATAAGAAATTATTCATAATCAATGTTGCTGTCTCGCTTATCAAAAAATTGTTTCTCTTCACAGCTTGGGTGGTGCCATTACGGACGTTTTCCACGGGCTGAGACAATTGGAGAGATTGAAAGAAAGAACTTGCTTCAATTGGAGATCTTCATACATACCTCTCCAAGTCAACCGATAAGGTCACTATGACTACCATCCTTTTTAAACGAATACTATATCTATTCAGAACCTGACAAATGATGTCTTCTCAATTGTTGTTGTCAGGACCCAGGAAAACTGTCCTATTATACATATGATTTAAGTTTCAATGTTCATAAGTAGCTTTGCCCTGTGAAGCTTTTGtcataaaagaatttttttcactGCATTTTCATAGAGGAAAGATTTTACTGTATCATCAGATAATGTCAAATCCTCTCTTATTGACAAATAATAAGTGTCAAGGTTGTCtcatccaaaagaaaaaaaaagaggttctCTCATCCTATTAGTGTCCCTAAACATCCATATTAAGGCTGTGTTTAAGTTTCTCAGGGACCATGCTTCTATTGGTGTTTGGCTTTACCAGAGAAAAATAGATGAATGAAAGTTCTTGAGAACTGGGAAGTGCATTCTGGTCGCATCACAAAGCTCTACACATTACCACTAAAGGTTTCAAAAGCAGTGAAATTCTTCAGGTGGAGGGTGGGTTTGGACGCAGCTTGGGAGTTGCAGTGAATATGGTCTTTACACGGATTTTGAGAAAATGGCTGGAATTCAGAAGAAGAAGGTGTTGATTGCAGATCTTCACACCTACATATCCAAGGCCAGTGACCATGTGTCCATAACTTTGTATTCCTATTACGGCAAatctatttaataaaacatgtcCCTACTAATATTTCCTGTAATCTCCTTTGTGAAGAACCACAAAGCTCACTTCCTGTGTTAAGCTTAGATCGTACGTCTCCTAAATAATCAAAGCTCAAGAAATATTTAAGTTTGAATCCGCACAATACACTCTTAGTGCTCTGTTTCTGGTACTCGAAACCTAAATGATGAAACTCACCAAAAAGATGCAGTTATACTAAAGGGAACGATTGTAGCTATTTGCAacatgaaaaaaacaaatccaTCGAATTCATGCATAAATGAAAAATACCTCAAAAACATTATAATGGACTAAGCACATAGAATCATATAAAGACCTTATTGTATCAACTTAACTTTACAGCCTTATCGAGTTATCGTAATCACATACAAACTttagcttaaaatattttttatatctaaatatatagtattgaaACTAACGTTTTTATGAGTTGTACCatttatatgtatgtatacTGCATAATCAGGTAAATATGCATCAAGGAGATTATTAAAGGTTATTTGAGCTTGAGGCAACATGAAAGGGCGACACAAGTGTTGCGTATAACTAGAAATATATTTACGTTAGCATCAAACTTGAATCTACCAATAATCTCAAACGAATACAAGTATACAACACATGATTCCCTCCTCCTACCTCTCTCCTTCATTGCATAACAACAAAATTCGGAATGcatcaaatcaaaaaaaattgtcactctcatataaataaataaagcatcaactaaaaacataaacccgcgcttgcgcgggggcaAAGCCACtagttaaatttaaatttttaaaattttagacgAATCTGAgtgttgaaaatatatttaatcttttaaatttaGATACAGAATATAACATAACatctaaattttctaaaatctatttatatCCGCGGATATCATCTACCTAAATTAGTCAAACTAGAAGGAAAAAAGAGTATAACAGTCAATTAGAAGATTTTTGGACGCGCTCCTGAATAAATGAAAACGCGGATAAAGTAAAAAGGCAATCAGGTAGTTTCCACTTTCCTCTTTTCCTAGTGAgaatctctctcttctctctataaaTTAGAACACCTGTTCCGTGTTAATCTCCCATTACCAGTTCCTACCTTCCACATTCTCCTCTCCATCCTTCTCTTACCAAAaactagggtttttttttttgttgctgttgttgttgtcctTGCTCGATTCCACGATTCTCTGATCAATCCTCTCTGTTATTCTCAACCtaatcagagaaaaaaaaaacatgtctaTACTCGAAACTCTTTCTCTGGAACCAAACCCCAAAAGAGAGACGATCGAACCGGTGTTCAACGAATCGTTGCCTTCTACCACATGTCTTCACTCCTTCGCTTGTCACGGAGTCTGCACAGCCTGCAATTCAATGGTCGAAAAACGCCACTTCAGATCATTCCACTATTTCTCCGACGGTCTACAGATACGCCACGAGGCCTTGGCCTTAGCCAAACGTCTCACAACTAAGTTCTATTGTACGGGCGAGAAGAAACTCCACTTAGTCCTTGATTTAGACCATACCCTTGTCCACACCACAAGCGTTCCATCTCTCACCGAAGCGGAGAAGTATCTTATCCAAGAAGCGGGTTCAAGACACGATCTCTGGCTGTTGAAATCAGACGAAGATCCCGTCGAACGCTTGGTAAAGCTACGTCCTTTTGTCCACGATTTCTTGGAAGAAGCACACAAGATGTTCAAAATGTATGTTTACACAAAGGGTAACCGCTATTACGCTGAATCAGTCTTGGAGATGATCGATCCGAGGCGAATCTATTTCGGTAGGAGAGTGGTAACGAGGGAGGAGAGTCCTTACTTGAAGACGCTTGATTTGGTTCTGGCGGATGAGCGTGGTGTGGTGATTGTGGATGATACGCGTGATGTGTGGCCTGATCACAAGAGTAACTTGGTTGAGATTAGCAGTTACGAGTATTTCAGGATGAGCAATGGCCAGTGTTCAAAGCCGTACTCTGAGGAGAGGGTAGATGAAAGTGAATGCAACGGTGGGTTGGTTAATGTTTTGAGGTTATTAAAGGAAGTTCACTGTGGATTCTTTAGAGTCAAAGAAGACTTGGAGTCAAAAGACGTGAGGTTGCTGCTACAAGAGATTGAATTCAATCGTGGTGTACTATACTAAGAATCTTTTATTCTGTAGTAACTTCATTTAAGCATTATAAACTATGTGATCTCGTTCATATGTAAGAACTTTGCAAAGTTATTTTGAATGGGAAACTTTAAAGCATATTCCATATGAGGTGAATGTGGGTATTTTACTATGTTTCTATCGCATTAATCCAATCTAATCCGCAAAGTCAAATGAAGTACAAAGCATTGTTTTCAGTATTTACTTCTACTTATACAAGCAAAAAAAAGGACTAATAGCTTATCAGACACGCTGAAACGTACCAGTTTTTGGGAGAGTCTTGGCAAAGATTCAAAAACCAACATGTGCTGAGGATGCTTATGCTTCCTCGTTACAACGGTGCAAGATTTTTATATGCTTTGGGTTTCCCTTCAATCTCATTGAAGTTTCTCACAAAGATTGCTTCCGGTTTCTTACAACAGTGGTTTAGTTATGATACTCTTGAGTTTGCATTACAAGATGACTATCCCCAACTCTGCGGTTTTAGGCATTTATTTGTTTGTAGCAAAACCTGTAAAGACTAAGGAACAGTGTATGAATTGGTTCAAATATATCGAATCAGTGGACAAGGATTGATCATCTTACACTAATACATTCAACATATCCTCTCTTAAATAGTTGGACACTTGGACTATTATTTCAAAAACTTTATTTGCGTTCCCCTAAGTAGTAAGAAATCTAATAAGACAGTTGGACTAGTCCTTGTAAGATAAGAACTCACATAGGATAAAAGGCAACCACATTTCACAAGATATGTCAGTCATTTAACCTGTTCCATTAGAATTTtgccaaataaaaaaaagagaaaaagactaggatagcaccaaaccaagtttttgttcccaaagtagcactcaagggtcaaagtcacaaaaataggtttcattaaagaggtaaatatacacttataccccttgggttaattaatccaaaccttagggtttagagttaagggtggggttgggttttggaattagggtttaaaattttataaaaaataaatactaaaataaaaaataaattttaaaatagtttcaaaaagtatttttaaattataaaaagaaaatttgaaaaaaaaaataaaaacaatttcgaaaaaaaaatttcaaaaaaaaaattcaaaaaaaaaattataaaatttcgaatctgaaaacacataatctgaaactataaaaaatttctttttttttattttttttttttattttatttatttttatttattttttttgtttatttaattttaaaccaagggtattagggatattttactctttaatgaatgtcatttttgtgactttctccttctagtgctatttttgagacataaacttcaaaaggtgctattattgacaattgccctaaaAAAAATCTCCTTCTTTACTCAGGCTGAGACATGTTTCTAAGATCATATATGTTCACATGTCTTCCTAACATCATTACATTCCAAATACATTAGAAATACTCGCTAGAAAGTATAACTACTGAGTTTGATCCCAAAAAAAAGTATAACTGCTGAGTAACTACTTCACTTATAGAATATTAACGTTTATTTTTAACAGTCACTAGAAAGTAGAAGCAGAAATCCCAATTTGTTTTGTGTAAGTTTATAGAATTGCTTGATCTTATTCATGAATATACAAACGTATTTATACAACTTCCTTAACCGACTTGGTTAGGATAAACATCTCAACTAACTTCATATTTATCTCTCACAATACTTGTACTTATCTCTTAACTGATTCCATCATTATCTCCtccaatactccccctcaagttgggAAGGTGAAGGTTTCGAACTCCCAACTTGACCAACAAGTACTCAAACTGCGCACGACCAAGTGCCTTTGTCAAAACATCTGCTAGTTGCTCAGTGGTTCTTACATGAACCGTCTCCAACAGTCCTTCTTGTATCGCATCTCTCACTTGATGACAATCAGATTCAATATGTTtagttctttcatggaacaccggaTTGGCTGCTATATGCAATGCTGACTTGCTATCACAGAACAGCTTGGATGGTTTGCGCTGTGGAGCTCCTAAGTCACATAACAGTCTCCTAAGCCACTTCACTTCTCTTGTTGCCTGCGCCATCGACCGGTACTCAGACTCAGCCGACGAATGTGGCACTACTCCCTGCTTCTTAGTCTTCCACGATACCGGTGACTCACCAACAAGTGCCACATACGCACTCAAAGATCGTCTCGTAACAGGGCATGCTGACCAATCCGCGTCGCAGTATACAGACAAACTCGTATCCACTTGAGATCCCAACAGTATACCTTGACCAGCAGTTCCTTTTAAGTATCTTACGACTCTCATAGCAGCACTCCACTGCATCTCACGAGGCTTTTGCATGAACTGTGATAAGATATGTACTGCATACGATATGTCTGGTCGTGTAATTGATAGATAAATCAAGCGACCAACTAACCTCCTGTACTTCTCTGCATCTCGTAAAAACGGACTCAAGTCCAACGCCAACTTGTGCTGTATCTCCATCGGTGTAGCAGCCGGTTTCGAACCAAGCAATCCAGTGTCTGCAACCAAGTCCAGAGTATACTTTCTTTGCGTGAGCAAGAATCCTTCAGCACCACGTCCAACTTCTATTCCAAggaaatattttagtttccccaGGTCCTTCATATGAAAGCATTTTCCTAAATGATCTTTGAACTTGGTTAAAAATTCGACATCATTCCCACAAATGAgtaaatcatccacatatatgAGTACCCTAAGCTCCACGTTTCCCTTCGAATACATAAACAGAGAGTAGTCTGCGTAAGAATGGTGAAACCCAAAGCCTTTAAGTGCATCTGTGAGTTTCTGGAACCAGCATCGAGGAGCTTGTCTCAGCCCATATATCGCCTTATGCAACCTACAAACTTTGTTTGGTCCCGACGCCTGAAACCCTTGCGGAAGCTTCATATAAACCTCTTCTTTGAGATCTCCATGCAAGAACGCATTGTGCACATCCATTTGATGTACAATCCATCCTTTCCCTGCTATTATTCTCAACAAACATCTCACAGTCGTCATCTTCGCTACCGGAGCAAATGTCTCCTTGAAGTCTCTACCTTTCACTTGCCGATTACCTAGAGCCACTAAACGAGATTTTGGTCTCTCCATACTCCCATCAGCATTGTATTTGAATTTGTAGATCCACATGTTGCCTATGGCTCTCTTCCCAGGAGGCAAATCCACAATACTGAATGTCTTGTTAACCTCAAACGCCTTGATCTCACTCTGCATTGAGTCACGCCATATCTCTTGCTGCATAGCTTCTTTGTAGCTTCTTGGCTCTTCTCCATTTGTTATTGCAGCTAGAAAAGCTTTATGTGCAGGGGAAAATTTATCATCAGATATATAGTTTGTAATAGGATACGGCGTGTTACCTTGGACTGTCAACGTTGACTCTGACTTTGGAACAGAGGCGGTGTTGAGATCGTGATGGGGTTCTTCTTTGAGACAACGCGCGTTGTAGTTGACATAATCTCGCAGCCTCGTTGAAGGTTTCTTGTCTCTACACCCCCTACCCATCATGGGTTCAACTACTTCAGTTGATACTTCCTCAGCTTTGTCTTTTTCCATTCCTA contains:
- the LOC106407494 gene encoding RNA polymerase II C-terminal domain phosphatase-like 5, which encodes MSILETLSLEPNPKRETIEPVFNESLPSTTCLHSFACHGVCTACNSMVEKRHFRSFHYFSDGLQIRHEALALAKRLTTKFYCTGEKKLHLVLDLDHTLVHTTSVPSLTEAEKYLIQEAGSRHDLWLLKSDEDPVERLVKLRPFVHDFLEEAHKMFKMYVYTKGNRYYAESVLEMIDPRRIYFGRRVVTREESPYLKTLDLVLADERGVVIVDDTRDVWPDHKSNLVEISSYEYFRMSNGQCSKPYSEERVDESECNGGLVNVLRLLKEVHCGFFRVKEDLESKDVRLLLQEIEFNRGVLY